A section of the Deinobacterium chartae genome encodes:
- a CDS encoding alpha-hydroxy-acid oxidizing protein — protein sequence MTSSKNPVGDGRARQARIYVRGLAGELPRVPVEAAALEAAARRAMGARGYAYVAGSAGSEATALANRAAFERWRIVPRVLRDASSRSLEVELLGARLPAPLLLAPIGVLEAAHREADLAVARAAAAERVPFVFSSQASVPMEVCARAMRDAPRWFQLYWSTDDDLTRSFVRRAESSGCSAIVLTLDTTVLGWRPRDLALGSLPFLRGQGIAQYLSDPVFRSRLGEPLPQAEAAPLRPATLLAARELALKGRAYRLSLADMRRAVARFIATYSRPSLRWEDLARLREMTGLPLLLKGVLHPDDARTAAQAGMDGLIVSNHGGRQVDGAVAALDALPAVVAAAGPLPVLFDSGVRGGADVFKALALGARAVLIGRPYVYGLALAGEAGVREVIQNLRAELDLTLALAGCRTPEELNPGCLTSGL from the coding sequence ATGACCTCCAGCAAGAATCCGGTCGGAGACGGCCGCGCGCGTCAGGCGCGCATCTATGTGCGCGGGCTGGCGGGCGAGCTCCCGCGTGTGCCGGTCGAAGCGGCCGCGCTCGAGGCGGCTGCCCGCCGCGCCATGGGTGCCCGGGGCTATGCTTACGTGGCGGGCAGCGCCGGCAGCGAGGCCACGGCGCTCGCCAATCGAGCGGCCTTCGAGCGCTGGCGCATCGTTCCCCGGGTGCTGCGCGACGCTTCGAGCCGCAGCCTCGAGGTGGAGCTGCTGGGCGCCCGCTTGCCCGCACCGCTGCTGCTCGCCCCCATCGGGGTGCTCGAGGCGGCGCACCGCGAGGCCGATCTGGCCGTGGCGCGCGCGGCCGCCGCCGAGCGGGTGCCGTTCGTGTTCTCCTCGCAGGCCAGCGTGCCCATGGAGGTCTGTGCCCGGGCGATGCGAGACGCTCCGCGCTGGTTCCAGCTGTACTGGAGCACCGACGACGACCTGACCCGCTCGTTTGTGCGCCGCGCCGAGAGCAGCGGTTGCTCGGCGATCGTGCTGACCCTGGATACCACCGTGCTCGGCTGGCGGCCACGCGACCTGGCGCTGGGCTCGCTCCCGTTTTTGCGCGGGCAGGGAATCGCGCAGTACCTGAGCGACCCGGTGTTCCGCAGCCGCCTCGGTGAGCCGCTGCCGCAGGCAGAAGCGGCTCCGCTGCGTCCGGCGACCCTGCTCGCCGCGCGTGAGCTGGCGCTCAAGGGGCGCGCGTACCGGCTGTCGCTGGCCGACATGCGCCGGGCAGTGGCCCGTTTCATCGCTACCTACTCGCGGCCTTCGCTGCGTTGGGAAGACCTCGCACGCCTGCGTGAAATGACCGGTCTGCCGCTGCTGCTCAAGGGCGTGTTGCACCCGGACGATGCGCGCACAGCTGCGCAGGCCGGGATGGATGGGCTGATCGTCTCGAACCACGGGGGGCGGCAAGTCGATGGAGCGGTGGCGGCCTTAGACGCCCTGCCTGCAGTGGTGGCCGCTGCCGGGCCGCTGCCGGTGCTGTTCGACAGCGGGGTACGTGGCGGCGCAGACGTGTTCAAGGCGCTGGCCCTCGGTGCCCGGGCGGTGCTGATCGGGCGGCCGTATGTCTACGGGCTGGCCCTGGCCGGGGAAGCAGGAGTGCGGGAGGTGATTCAGAACCTGCGGGCCGAGCTGGACCTGACCCTGGCGCTCGCAGGTTGTCGCACGCCCGAGGAGCTGAATCCGGGCTGCCTGACCTCAGGCCTTTAG
- a CDS encoding single-stranded DNA-binding protein, whose translation MARGMNHTYLIGTLTRDPELRYTAAGVAFTEVTVAGEDHITAHDGTARQLPWYHRVSFSGRPAEAIAEAYRAGASVLIEGSLEYRSWETPDGHKRSAVGIRGARLEGITDAPEPLRDGAGGFRMPGGMNQALLIGNLTQAPELRYTPSGDAVLRLSLAVNESWRDESGQWQTRPHYLEVTLWRELAEQMATLSKGDPIMVAGRVTSESWTDREGARRYATRVEATRAERLTRGPLLTVATSSAAADANAAEASPAPGPQPAPLPPERAKSGSARTGRKSKAAVGGEDLPF comes from the coding sequence ATGGCCCGAGGCATGAACCACACGTACCTGATCGGCACGCTCACCCGCGACCCCGAACTGCGCTACACCGCCGCCGGGGTGGCCTTCACCGAGGTCACCGTCGCCGGCGAAGACCACATCACCGCGCACGACGGCACCGCGCGCCAGCTCCCCTGGTATCACCGCGTCAGCTTCAGCGGTCGTCCTGCCGAAGCGATCGCCGAAGCCTACCGCGCCGGGGCCTCGGTCCTGATCGAAGGCAGCCTCGAGTACCGCAGCTGGGAAACCCCCGACGGCCACAAGCGCAGCGCGGTAGGCATCCGGGGCGCCCGCCTCGAGGGCATCACCGATGCCCCAGAACCGCTGCGCGACGGCGCAGGAGGCTTCCGCATGCCCGGCGGCATGAACCAGGCCCTCCTGATCGGCAACCTCACCCAAGCCCCCGAACTGCGCTACACCCCCTCGGGCGACGCGGTGCTGCGCCTCTCGCTGGCCGTCAACGAATCCTGGCGCGACGAGAGCGGCCAGTGGCAGACCCGGCCGCACTACCTCGAAGTTACGCTGTGGCGCGAACTGGCCGAGCAGATGGCAACCCTGAGCAAGGGGGACCCGATCATGGTGGCCGGGCGCGTTACCAGCGAGAGCTGGACCGACCGCGAGGGCGCACGGCGCTACGCGACCCGGGTCGAGGCCACCCGCGCCGAGCGACTGACGCGCGGTCCGCTGCTGACCGTGGCGACCAGCAGCGCCGCAGCGGACGCGAACGCAGCAGAGGCGAGTCCGGCACCGGGCCCACAGCCCGCCCCCCTCCCCCCCGAGCGCGCCAAAAGCGGCAGTGCCCGCACTGGACGCAAATCCAAGGCTGCGGTCGGCGGCGAAGACCTCCCCTTCTGA
- a CDS encoding nucleotidyltransferase yields the protein MTTVRPMDAGLDEQTRAFYRRSLEALRDAGVRYMVGGAYAFAQYTGIERHTKDLDVYLCEPDVSRALRALEPVGCQPDHPYPHWLAKAYCGELFVDLIYSSGNGIGVVDEAWFRHARTGVVMGVPVLLVPPEELLWHKAFVQERERYDGADVAHLLRAQAESMDWPRLLRRFGPFWRVLYAHLVLFGFVYPGLRDRIPTEVMRKLAARLEKEVGHPASEGDLCQGTLLSRAQYLPDVELWGDRDVRLEERVRMTEQDVEIWTAAIDREEGPPGDPEA from the coding sequence GTGACCACCGTGCGACCCATGGACGCCGGGCTCGACGAGCAGACGCGCGCGTTTTACCGCCGCTCGCTCGAGGCGCTGCGTGACGCGGGCGTGCGCTACATGGTGGGCGGTGCCTACGCTTTTGCGCAGTACACCGGCATCGAGCGCCACACCAAGGACTTGGACGTGTACCTGTGCGAGCCCGACGTTTCCCGTGCGCTCAGAGCCCTGGAGCCGGTGGGCTGCCAGCCGGACCACCCGTACCCGCACTGGCTGGCCAAGGCGTACTGCGGCGAGCTGTTCGTGGACCTGATCTACAGCTCGGGAAATGGCATCGGTGTGGTGGACGAAGCGTGGTTCCGGCACGCGCGAACCGGCGTGGTGATGGGCGTGCCGGTGCTGCTGGTGCCGCCCGAGGAATTGCTGTGGCACAAGGCGTTCGTGCAGGAGCGCGAGCGTTACGACGGTGCCGACGTGGCTCACCTGCTGCGTGCCCAGGCCGAGAGCATGGACTGGCCTCGCCTGCTCCGACGCTTCGGGCCGTTCTGGCGGGTGCTGTACGCGCACCTGGTGCTGTTCGGGTTCGTGTACCCCGGGCTGCGCGACCGCATTCCGACCGAGGTGATGCGCAAGCTGGCCGCGCGCCTCGAGAAGGAGGTGGGCCACCCCGCTTCCGAGGGGGACCTGTGCCAGGGCACGCTGTTGTCGCGCGCCCAGTACCTGCCCGATGTCGAACTGTGGGGCGACCGGGACGTCCGCCTCGAGGAGCGGGTGCGGATGACCGAGCAGGACGTGGAGATCTGGACCGCCGCGATCGACCGGGAAGAAGGCCCGCCCGGCGATCCTGAGGCCTGA
- a CDS encoding metallophosphoesterase family protein, with protein MTKRDTAKGRPTVRFAALGDLHCTKTSQGNYQSLFAAVNEAADALLLCGDLTDYGLPEEAQVLARELAAVRVPVVAVLGNHDYESGQQDAVREVLQGVGVTVLDGEAIEIHGVGIAGAKGFAGGFGRFTLGSWGEAAIKSFVREALDEALKLEAALARLRTPQSIALLHYAPIRDTVEGEPAEIMAFLGNSRLEEPLQRHPVSAVLHGHAHGGSPEGRTVSGVPVYNVSMPVMNRHFPDQPPFRVLALEVEPSGEPAAGGVMP; from the coding sequence ATGACCAAGCGCGACACTGCCAAAGGGCGTCCCACGGTGCGTTTCGCCGCGCTGGGCGACTTGCACTGCACCAAAACCTCCCAGGGGAACTACCAGTCCCTGTTCGCTGCGGTAAACGAAGCGGCCGACGCGCTGCTGCTGTGCGGTGACCTGACCGACTACGGCCTGCCCGAGGAAGCTCAGGTGCTGGCGCGCGAGCTGGCCGCGGTGCGCGTGCCGGTCGTGGCGGTGCTGGGGAACCACGACTACGAGTCCGGACAACAAGACGCGGTGCGCGAGGTGCTGCAGGGCGTGGGAGTGACCGTGCTCGACGGGGAGGCGATCGAGATACACGGCGTGGGCATCGCCGGGGCCAAAGGTTTCGCCGGGGGCTTTGGTCGCTTCACCCTGGGATCTTGGGGAGAGGCCGCCATCAAGAGCTTTGTACGCGAGGCGCTCGACGAGGCCCTCAAGCTCGAGGCCGCGCTCGCCCGCCTGCGTACCCCGCAGAGCATCGCCCTGCTGCACTACGCTCCGATCCGCGACACGGTCGAGGGCGAACCGGCGGAGATCATGGCCTTTTTGGGTAACAGCCGCCTCGAGGAGCCGCTGCAGCGCCACCCGGTCTCGGCGGTGCTGCACGGGCACGCGCACGGGGGCAGCCCCGAGGGCCGCACGGTTTCGGGCGTGCCGGTGTACAACGTCTCGATGCCGGTGATGAACCGCCATTTCCCCGATCAGCCGCCGTTTCGGGTGCTGGCCCTCGAGGTGGAGCCGTCCGGGGAACCCGCAGCGGGCGGGGTGATGCCGTGA
- a CDS encoding TetR/AcrR family transcriptional regulator: MPQEPSADSTLESLLDAAIACVEEFGLSGATTRRIAQRAGVNEVTLFRRFGNKAALLRAVMQREAAQVEADIAHHSGDLEEDLVRVVSAYIRLVTRRGRLLMVGISEMPRHPELQEALAGPARVVAGVLELLTRYQREGQLRPEPPAQTLMALIGPLLMSVFASGALPGTFSLPEPRAHVRAFLEGRRAAAS, from the coding sequence ATGCCGCAAGAGCCCTCCGCTGATTCCACCCTCGAGTCCCTGCTCGATGCCGCCATCGCCTGCGTCGAGGAGTTCGGCCTCAGCGGTGCCACCACCCGCCGCATCGCCCAGCGCGCCGGAGTCAACGAAGTCACGCTGTTCCGGCGCTTCGGGAACAAGGCCGCACTGTTGCGCGCGGTGATGCAGCGCGAAGCGGCCCAGGTCGAGGCCGACATCGCCCACCACAGCGGCGACCTCGAGGAGGACCTCGTTCGGGTCGTCTCGGCCTATATCCGGCTGGTCACGCGGCGCGGCCGCCTGCTGATGGTCGGCATCAGCGAGATGCCGCGCCATCCCGAGCTGCAAGAGGCGCTTGCCGGCCCGGCCCGGGTGGTCGCCGGCGTACTCGAGCTGCTGACCCGCTACCAGCGTGAGGGCCAGCTGCGACCCGAGCCGCCCGCGCAGACCCTGATGGCCCTGATCGGGCCCCTGCTGATGTCGGTGTTTGCCTCGGGCGCACTCCCCGGCACCTTTTCGCTGCCCGAGCCACGCGCCCACGTGCGCGCCTTCCTCGAGGGACGCCGGGCCGCTGCGTCCTGA
- a CDS encoding FAD-dependent monooxygenase, translating into MNATTEVLIVGAGPTGLMAAAQLLRHGIRPRLIERSGGPSVQTKAVAVQARSLEIFRQMGLEAAALREGQPAEVVNIYADNVSAAQVPLGLIGQALTPYPYLFVLGQDHTERLLGEDLARHGLTVEWNTELLGLEDGPGGAVARLRGPEGREERVQVRYVLGADGARSTIRHALGIPFEGGTYARLFFVADLEVRGKLRPGELNLYLSRDTFQGLFPMRGDHRFRLVGVVPPELAGRAQLEFSELRPYLERSSRGGLRYGEPRWFSVYRVHHRVAARFRQGNVFLLGDAAHVHSPAGGQGMNTGLQDAYNLAWKLALVLKGQADPALLDSYEAERRPLAQRLVETTDRFFTMAVQTHPLAVLARTRVVPWLIPRALRLEAARRLVFKTVSQTGIHYRNSRLSAGDLPASAPVQPGDRFPWLTVDGTDTLALQGGQRFTLLALGAWGRADLTELRELRPELLEVHHLPALALPGMPECALYLLRPDGYVAYASTRLDPAALRAYLGTQLHLRASDARTALSSPHAARALR; encoded by the coding sequence ATGAACGCAACGACCGAAGTTCTGATCGTGGGTGCCGGCCCCACCGGCTTGATGGCCGCGGCCCAACTGCTGCGCCACGGTATTCGCCCCCGCCTGATCGAGCGCTCAGGCGGGCCATCGGTACAGACCAAGGCGGTCGCCGTACAGGCGCGCAGCCTCGAGATCTTCCGCCAGATGGGGCTCGAGGCTGCGGCGCTGCGCGAAGGGCAGCCCGCCGAGGTCGTCAACATCTACGCCGACAACGTCAGCGCTGCCCAAGTTCCCCTGGGACTCATCGGGCAGGCCCTCACCCCTTACCCGTACCTGTTCGTGCTCGGGCAGGACCACACCGAACGCCTGCTGGGCGAGGATCTGGCGCGCCACGGCCTGACGGTCGAGTGGAACACCGAACTGCTGGGCCTCGAGGACGGCCCGGGCGGCGCGGTCGCCCGCCTGCGCGGGCCGGAGGGCAGAGAGGAGCGCGTGCAGGTCCGCTACGTGCTGGGTGCGGACGGCGCGCGCAGCACGATCCGGCACGCGCTGGGCATTCCCTTCGAGGGCGGAACCTACGCGCGGCTGTTCTTCGTGGCCGACCTCGAGGTGCGTGGCAAGCTGCGCCCGGGCGAGCTGAACTTGTACCTCTCCCGCGACACCTTCCAGGGCCTGTTTCCCATGCGCGGTGACCACCGTTTCCGGCTGGTCGGCGTCGTTCCGCCCGAACTCGCCGGACGCGCGCAGCTCGAATTCTCCGAGCTGCGTCCCTACCTCGAGCGGTCCAGCCGGGGAGGGCTGCGCTACGGCGAGCCCCGGTGGTTCTCGGTGTACCGGGTGCACCACCGGGTGGCTGCCCGCTTCCGGCAGGGCAACGTTTTCCTGCTCGGCGACGCCGCGCACGTGCACAGCCCGGCGGGCGGGCAGGGCATGAACACCGGCCTGCAAGACGCCTACAACCTGGCCTGGAAGCTCGCGCTGGTGCTCAAGGGTCAGGCGGATCCAGCCCTGCTTGACAGCTACGAGGCCGAGCGCCGTCCGCTGGCGCAGCGGCTGGTTGAGACCACCGACCGCTTTTTCACCATGGCGGTCCAGACGCACCCGCTGGCGGTGCTGGCCCGCACCCGGGTGGTTCCCTGGCTGATTCCCAGGGCGCTGCGCCTCGAGGCGGCCCGCCGCCTGGTGTTCAAGACCGTCTCGCAGACCGGCATCCACTACCGAAACAGCCGCCTGAGTGCCGGAGACCTGCCCGCCAGCGCGCCGGTACAGCCCGGAGACCGCTTTCCCTGGCTGACCGTAGACGGCACCGACACGCTGGCGCTGCAGGGCGGCCAACGCTTTACGCTGCTGGCCCTGGGTGCCTGGGGCCGCGCGGACCTGACCGAACTGCGCGAGCTGCGTCCGGAGCTGCTCGAGGTGCACCACCTGCCCGCGCTCGCGCTGCCCGGAATGCCGGAGTGCGCGCTGTACCTGCTGCGCCCGGACGGCTACGTCGCTTACGCCTCGACCCGCCTCGACCCGGCGGCGCTGCGCGCCTACCTCGGCACGCAGCTTCACCTGCGCGCCTCAGACGCCCGGACCGCGCTATCATCGCCCCATGCCGCAAGAGCCCTCCGCTGA
- a CDS encoding peptidoglycan DD-metalloendopeptidase family protein, translated as MKRKQPLLTLIAAAVLGLSSGAYALTQHTVTRGETLFSIAQAHGMTLHALRGMNPQIKNPDRVQVGTVINLPGSGKRAAAASTPKVQPASLRAAISRWFWPLAGHITSGFGWRAMKVAGTHQHNGIDIAAPRGAQVRAARGGRVVLAGWDRTGFGQSVLIDHGAGWRTRYSHNSALLVRAGQRVEAGQVIARVGSTGISTGNHLDFRVYRNGKPIDPMTIR; from the coding sequence GTGAAGCGTAAACAACCCCTCCTTACCCTGATTGCCGCCGCAGTCCTCGGCCTCAGCAGCGGAGCGTACGCTCTGACCCAGCACACGGTTACGCGCGGCGAAACGCTGTTTTCAATTGCCCAGGCGCATGGAATGACCCTGCATGCCCTGCGGGGTATGAATCCCCAGATCAAAAATCCTGATCGCGTCCAGGTGGGCACGGTCATCAACCTGCCCGGATCGGGCAAGCGGGCCGCTGCGGCGAGCACGCCCAAGGTGCAGCCCGCAAGCCTGCGCGCTGCGATCTCGCGCTGGTTCTGGCCGCTGGCCGGACATATCACCAGCGGTTTTGGCTGGCGGGCCATGAAAGTCGCCGGTACGCATCAGCACAACGGCATCGACATCGCCGCGCCGCGTGGGGCGCAGGTCCGCGCGGCGCGCGGCGGCCGGGTGGTGCTGGCCGGCTGGGACCGCACCGGCTTCGGTCAGAGCGTTCTGATCGATCACGGCGCGGGATGGCGCACCCGCTACAGCCACAACTCCGCGCTGCTGGTGCGCGCCGGACAGCGGGTCGAGGCCGGTCAGGTCATCGCCCGGGTCGGCTCGACCGGAATCTCGACCGGCAATCACCTGGACTTCCGGGTGTACCGCAACGGAAAACCCATCGACCCGATGACCATTCGCTGA
- a CDS encoding CopD family protein, with amino-acid sequence MVWLFKTLTFVGLVLLVGSASFRTLSAPGVPLPRRVTLAGWLLLLTGSLLEVAATLAGLLGAFALRDFGEYLLGSLQGQAVLARLLLATWLLLELGRSCLRWPVPLLALALLVSVSWTSHGRAAGPPTLVLDVLHLLAMTVWSASVLLLAWQRSETWNSRATRVRAALDRTSGIGLWSVAMLALTGTLAALTHVPSTEALTQSGYGQALLVKVALFVAVVGVAALNRLVLMRRVATRPLRLSMRAESVLLVALLVTSGVLTSSAPPQPPSQGVVAVSLQDLGAELGGQSLRGHLEGIGRQGVRLRLEGWRAAPPSVVLEMLDHPMQPVTLRLERRGDALEGTATLWMAGSWQARLEWDGQQAVLPFLAR; translated from the coding sequence GTGGTCTGGCTGTTCAAAACCCTGACCTTCGTCGGGCTGGTGCTGCTGGTCGGGAGTGCGAGCTTTCGGACGTTGAGCGCGCCGGGCGTGCCGCTCCCGCGCCGGGTGACGCTGGCCGGCTGGCTGCTGCTGCTGACTGGCAGCCTGCTCGAGGTGGCAGCCACGCTGGCCGGTTTGCTCGGCGCGTTTGCGCTGCGCGATTTTGGCGAGTACCTGCTGGGCAGCCTGCAGGGGCAGGCGGTGCTGGCGCGGCTGCTGCTGGCCACCTGGCTGCTGCTCGAGCTGGGGCGCTCATGCCTGCGCTGGCCCGTGCCGCTGTTGGCGCTGGCGCTGCTGGTGTCGGTTAGCTGGACCAGCCACGGGCGCGCCGCCGGGCCGCCCACGCTGGTGCTCGACGTGCTGCACCTGCTGGCGATGACCGTGTGGAGCGCGTCCGTGCTGCTGCTGGCATGGCAGCGCTCGGAGACTTGGAACTCGAGGGCCACCCGGGTGCGCGCGGCCCTGGACCGCACCTCGGGCATCGGGCTGTGGAGCGTGGCCATGCTGGCGCTGACCGGAACGCTGGCCGCGCTGACCCACGTTCCGTCCACCGAGGCGCTGACCCAAAGCGGATATGGGCAGGCGCTGCTGGTCAAGGTCGCGCTGTTCGTGGCCGTGGTGGGCGTAGCGGCACTCAACCGCCTGGTACTGATGCGCCGGGTCGCCACCCGGCCGCTGCGCCTGAGCATGCGTGCCGAGAGCGTGCTGCTGGTGGCCTTGCTGGTCACCTCGGGCGTGCTGACCTCGAGCGCTCCGCCGCAACCTCCCAGTCAGGGCGTGGTTGCCGTGTCGCTGCAAGACCTTGGGGCCGAGCTGGGCGGGCAGTCGCTACGCGGGCACCTCGAGGGAATCGGACGTCAGGGGGTGAGGCTGCGCCTCGAGGGTTGGCGCGCCGCGCCACCATCGGTGGTGCTGGAGATGCTGGACCACCCGATGCAGCCGGTCACGCTGCGCCTCGAGAGACGCGGGGACGCGCTGGAGGGAACGGCGACCCTGTGGATGGCGGGCAGCTGGCAGGCCCGGCTGGAATGGGACGGGCAGCAGGCGGTGCTGCCGTTTCTGGCACGCTGA
- a CDS encoding copper resistance protein CopC, with protein sequence MKHLILLAALVFPVALAHSELESATPAEGSRVAAPREVKLRFSEEVELKFSTFKVYPVGVTGSVQRVNAAAGMLKAQHLNRRDDASQRADLGVSEKARTAREVTLPLKQNLTPGAYVVMWKVLSVDTHTTEGFYVFNVR encoded by the coding sequence ATGAAACACCTGATTCTGTTGGCCGCGCTGGTATTCCCGGTGGCGCTGGCGCATTCCGAGCTCGAGTCGGCCACGCCCGCCGAGGGAAGCCGCGTGGCCGCCCCGCGCGAGGTGAAGCTGCGCTTCAGCGAGGAGGTCGAACTGAAGTTCTCGACCTTCAAGGTCTACCCGGTGGGGGTGACGGGCAGCGTGCAGCGCGTCAACGCGGCGGCGGGCATGCTCAAGGCCCAGCACCTGAACCGCCGCGATGACGCTTCGCAACGCGCCGACCTCGGGGTGAGCGAGAAGGCGCGGACCGCGCGCGAGGTGACGCTGCCGCTCAAGCAGAACCTGACGCCGGGAGCCTACGTGGTGATGTGGAAGGTGCTGTCGGTGGACACGCACACCACCGAGGGATTTTACGTCTTTAACGTGCGCTGA
- a CDS encoding sensor histidine kinase: MRPAHYRLLALLSALLAVALVPLFRLIARVTPGLEGWYETHHMLTDTLLAGLAGGCGALATYALLRRAGRPLERLEAGLSRLPHAKLAPVGVAHIDRAVEQINALLDLEAQAQQLREREHLQLARGLHDGVLQDIVGARFALARGDAAAALEALERASGSLRDGIRHIAPPELEVLGLRAALEDRAEMLGLQLSATGLEDVPKELQLEVYRLAEHALVNALRHGEARSVRLRYRHGELRVLDDGRGCGEDPRLGLGLKLAQAQLRLRGGDLSLRPLERGSELRLWWA, encoded by the coding sequence ATGCGCCCCGCCCACTACCGCCTGCTCGCCCTGCTCTCCGCACTGCTGGCCGTGGCCCTGGTCCCGCTGTTCCGCCTGATCGCCCGCGTCACCCCCGGCCTCGAGGGGTGGTACGAAACCCACCACATGCTGACCGACACGCTGCTGGCCGGTTTGGCCGGAGGGTGCGGCGCGCTGGCCACCTACGCGCTGCTGCGCCGCGCCGGACGGCCGCTCGAGCGGCTCGAGGCCGGACTGAGCCGCCTGCCGCACGCCAAGCTGGCCCCGGTGGGAGTCGCGCACATCGACCGGGCGGTCGAGCAGATCAACGCGCTGCTCGACCTCGAGGCCCAGGCCCAGCAACTGCGCGAACGCGAGCACCTGCAACTGGCGCGCGGCCTGCACGACGGGGTGTTGCAAGACATCGTGGGGGCCCGCTTCGCCCTGGCGCGCGGTGACGCCGCCGCAGCCCTGGAAGCGCTCGAGCGCGCCTCGGGCTCGCTGCGCGACGGCATCCGGCACATCGCCCCGCCGGAGCTCGAGGTGCTGGGGCTGCGCGCCGCCCTCGAGGACCGCGCCGAGATGCTGGGCCTGCAACTGAGTGCCACCGGCCTCGAGGATGTTCCCAAGGAACTGCAGCTCGAGGTGTACCGCCTCGCCGAACACGCGCTGGTGAACGCCCTGCGCCACGGCGAGGCGCGCAGCGTGCGGCTGCGTTACCGCCACGGCGAACTGCGGGTCCTCGATGACGGGCGCGGCTGCGGCGAGGACCCGCGGCTGGGGCTGGGGCTGAAGCTGGCGCAGGCACAGCTGCGCCTGCGCGGGGGCGACTTGAGCCTGCGTCCGCTCGAGCGCGGCAGCGAGCTGAGGCTGTGGTGGGCGTGA
- a CDS encoding response regulator, whose product MSVPMRVLIVEDHSLVRTGLRHLVEEALPGAQVREAASLSEARLRLEDIDHVLLDLSLPDGSGLDLLAEIGQRVAVTVLTAFDSPAFRRRARDLGARAFLSKDARPEELRGALLGLLEPPSVRGHERLTPRELEVLRELGAGRSSAQIARQLGMDEKTLYTHRRHLMQKLGLDGTAALLRYATLYWLGQGRSN is encoded by the coding sequence GTGAGCGTTCCGATGCGGGTCCTGATCGTGGAGGACCACAGCCTGGTGCGCACCGGGCTGCGCCACCTGGTCGAGGAAGCGCTGCCGGGCGCGCAGGTCCGCGAGGCCGCCAGCCTGAGCGAAGCCCGGCTGCGCCTCGAGGACATCGATCACGTGCTGCTCGACCTCTCGCTGCCCGACGGCAGCGGACTGGACCTGCTGGCCGAGATCGGGCAGCGCGTGGCGGTCACGGTCCTGACCGCCTTCGACTCCCCGGCCTTCCGCAGGCGCGCGCGCGACCTGGGTGCCCGGGCCTTCCTCAGCAAGGATGCCCGGCCCGAGGAGTTGCGCGGGGCGCTGCTGGGGCTGCTCGAGCCGCCCAGCGTGCGCGGGCACGAGCGGCTCACCCCGCGCGAGCTCGAGGTGCTGCGCGAGCTGGGCGCGGGACGCTCGAGCGCTCAGATCGCGCGTCAACTGGGCATGGACGAGAAAACGCTCTACACCCACCGCCGCCACCTGATGCAGAAGTTGGGCCTCGACGGCACGGCCGCGCTGCTGCGTTACGCCACGCTGTACTGGCTGGGCCAGGGGCGCTCGAACTGA